From a region of the Williamsia phyllosphaerae genome:
- a CDS encoding suppressor of fused domain protein: MSEHVTEQITVHLQSVLSASPQKASVTFLGVEPVDVLRFEADTQVVYISVGCARHPMTDPTDLAADPLHGPRAEIVIRMAQKRELPGLHRSLALLAAAPSVEGIVLVPDALIDLGEPLWSGSSCTAVVLESDDIDDCPLPDPMSAVTFLRAVPVTGNEAAWVRLRGVDALRRAWDEAGIDVADPDRIAADPGAV; this comes from the coding sequence ATGAGCGAGCACGTCACCGAACAGATCACCGTCCACCTGCAGTCGGTCCTGTCCGCATCCCCCCAGAAGGCGTCCGTCACGTTTCTCGGCGTGGAACCGGTGGACGTGCTCCGGTTCGAGGCCGACACGCAGGTCGTCTACATCAGCGTCGGATGCGCCCGACACCCGATGACCGATCCGACCGACCTCGCCGCGGATCCGCTGCACGGTCCCCGCGCGGAGATCGTGATCAGGATGGCGCAGAAACGCGAGCTGCCCGGACTGCATCGCAGCCTGGCGTTGCTGGCCGCCGCGCCCTCGGTCGAGGGCATCGTGCTGGTGCCCGACGCGCTGATCGATCTGGGCGAGCCCCTCTGGTCGGGATCGTCGTGTACCGCGGTCGTTCTCGAGTCCGACGACATCGACGACTGCCCGCTACCCGACCCGATGTCGGCGGTGACGTTCCTGCGCGCGGTGCCGGTCACCGGCAACGAGGCGGCGTGGGTCCGACTCCGCGGTGTCGACGCCCTGCGCCGCGCGTGGGACGAGGCCGGGATCGACGTCGCCGACCCCGATCGGATCGCCGCCGACCCCGGTGCGGTCTGA
- a CDS encoding magnesium and cobalt transport protein CorA: MPSLPSLRPGGGGPSRPQVPIPPARAVVDCAVYVDGVRMSGRRSYSEALAEVRATGEGFVWVGLHAPDDRQMNGVAETFCLHELMVEDAVHAHQRPKLERYDDTQFIVLRTVKYVEHESLNTTKEVVETGEIMIFVGPDFVITVRHGDFTELKGVRHALEARPDRLALGPYVVMHAIADYVVDTYLDVTAAVETDLDSLEENIFSPGGLIEIDSVYLLKREMTELRRAVAPLTIPLQRLTSPDNDLCPKEVRRYMRDVLDHHTTVAEQIGTFDEVLTSLLEAASAKIGIQQNTDMRKITSWVAIASVPTMVAGIYGMNFDHMPELHWQYSYYVLLAFLATVSVLLWRTFRRNHWL, encoded by the coding sequence ATGCCGTCGTTGCCGTCCCTACGACCCGGCGGTGGAGGCCCCTCCCGACCTCAGGTCCCGATCCCGCCCGCCCGTGCGGTGGTCGACTGCGCCGTCTACGTCGACGGCGTGCGGATGTCCGGGCGGCGCTCCTACAGCGAGGCGCTGGCCGAGGTCCGTGCGACCGGTGAGGGTTTCGTCTGGGTCGGGCTACACGCTCCCGACGACCGTCAGATGAACGGTGTGGCCGAGACGTTCTGTCTGCACGAGTTGATGGTCGAGGACGCGGTGCACGCCCACCAACGGCCGAAACTAGAACGCTACGACGACACCCAGTTCATCGTGTTGCGCACCGTCAAGTACGTCGAACACGAGTCGCTGAACACCACCAAGGAGGTGGTCGAGACCGGCGAGATCATGATCTTCGTCGGCCCCGACTTCGTCATCACCGTCCGGCACGGCGACTTCACCGAGCTCAAGGGCGTCCGGCATGCGCTCGAGGCGCGCCCAGACCGTCTCGCACTGGGCCCCTACGTCGTGATGCACGCCATCGCCGACTACGTCGTCGACACCTACCTCGACGTCACCGCCGCGGTGGAGACCGACCTGGACTCGCTCGAGGAGAACATCTTCTCCCCCGGCGGTCTCATCGAGATCGACTCGGTCTACCTCCTCAAGCGCGAGATGACCGAACTCCGGCGAGCCGTCGCGCCGCTCACGATCCCGCTCCAGCGACTCACCTCCCCGGACAACGACCTCTGCCCGAAGGAGGTCCGACGCTACATGCGCGACGTGCTCGACCATCACACCACCGTCGCGGAGCAGATCGGGACCTTCGACGAGGTGCTGACGTCGTTGCTCGAAGCCGCCTCGGCGAAGATCGGCATCCAGCAGAACACCGACATGCGCAAGATCACGTCGTGGGTGGCGATCGCCTCGGTGCCGACCATGGTCGCGGGCATCTACGGTATGAACTTCGACCACATGCCCGAACTGCACTGGCAATACTCGTATTACGTGCTCCTGGCGTTCCTGGCCACGGTGTCGGTGCTGCTGTGGCGCACCTTCCGGCGTAACCACTGGCTCTGA
- a CDS encoding NAD(P)-dependent malic enzyme encodes MPNTVVDDASEPSTASPTPVDITRDDIFAGHEGGKLSVWITAPLDTRRALSIAYTPGVAEVSRAIAADPELVRRYTWTDRLVVVVSDGSAVLGLGDIGPRASLPVMEGKSALFKSFAGLDSIPLVLDTQDPDEIVETLVRLRPSFGAVNLEDISAPRCFEIEKRVIEALDCPVMHDDQHGTAIVVLAALKGACTHLDRDRRDLKVVVSGAGAAGVACANMLLADGIADVTVIDSKGIVSADRVDLHDVKADLAGRTNPEGRTGGLADAMVGADVFLGLSAGTVSEEALATMAPGGIILALSNPDPEVHPDIARRYAAVVATGRSDFPNQINNVLAFPGVFRGALDARARRITETMKIAAADAIVGVLGGELAADMIVPSPLDPRVAPAVAAAVAAAAGEE; translated from the coding sequence GTGCCGAACACCGTCGTCGACGACGCCAGCGAACCGTCCACCGCGAGCCCGACGCCGGTGGACATCACCCGCGACGACATCTTCGCCGGGCACGAGGGTGGGAAGTTGTCGGTGTGGATCACCGCGCCGCTCGACACCCGACGTGCCCTGTCGATCGCGTACACGCCCGGCGTCGCCGAGGTGTCGCGCGCCATCGCCGCCGATCCCGAACTCGTCCGCCGCTACACCTGGACCGACCGGCTGGTCGTCGTCGTGAGCGATGGCAGCGCCGTCCTCGGTCTCGGCGACATCGGTCCGCGTGCGTCCTTGCCGGTGATGGAGGGCAAGTCGGCCCTGTTCAAGAGTTTCGCCGGACTCGACTCGATCCCGCTCGTGCTCGACACCCAGGATCCCGACGAGATCGTCGAGACACTCGTCCGACTCCGTCCGTCGTTCGGCGCGGTGAACCTCGAGGACATCTCCGCGCCACGGTGTTTCGAGATCGAGAAGCGCGTCATCGAGGCGCTCGACTGCCCGGTCATGCACGACGACCAGCACGGCACCGCGATCGTCGTCCTCGCCGCCCTCAAGGGTGCGTGCACGCACCTCGACCGCGACCGCCGCGACCTGAAGGTGGTCGTGTCCGGCGCGGGGGCGGCCGGGGTCGCCTGTGCCAACATGCTTCTCGCCGACGGGATCGCCGACGTCACCGTGATCGATTCGAAGGGGATCGTCTCCGCCGACCGGGTTGACCTGCACGACGTCAAGGCCGACCTCGCCGGTCGCACCAATCCCGAGGGCCGCACGGGCGGCCTCGCCGACGCGATGGTCGGGGCCGACGTGTTCCTCGGTCTCAGCGCCGGGACGGTGTCGGAGGAGGCCCTGGCGACCATGGCACCCGGCGGCATCATCCTCGCGCTGTCCAACCCGGATCCGGAGGTCCACCCCGACATCGCCCGCAGATATGCGGCCGTCGTGGCCACCGGGCGCAGCGACTTCCCGAACCAGATCAACAACGTCCTGGCGTTCCCCGGCGTGTTCCGGGGTGCCCTCGACGCCCGCGCCCGACGGATCACCGAGACCATGAAGATAGCCGCCGCCGACGCGATCGTCGGGGTCCTCGGCGGCGAATTGGCCGCCGACATGATCGTCCCCAGCCCGCTCGACCCCCGCGTGGCACCCGCGGTCGCCGCTGCCGTCGCGGCCGCGGCCGGCGAGGAGTAG
- a CDS encoding MBL fold metallo-hydrolase, with product MPDITWWGHSTVTVADGGTRVLTDPVLTGGVAHLRRRRGPVPAPAARDADVVLISHLHSDHLHVRSLRSLSADIPLVVPCGARAAVPGLRLLADRDIREVEPGDVVEVGSVRIRAVPAEHDGHRVPWAHRAVTPVGYVISGTADTYFAGDTDLYDGMSDAVGRCDVALLPVGGWGPGLGEGHMNPERAGRAAARLAVADAVPIHFGTLWPIGLDGIAPDEFLPPGAQFRAAAAQAAPDTTVHELTPGQTVSLGGVAGRGDP from the coding sequence GTGCCCGACATCACCTGGTGGGGCCACTCGACGGTCACCGTCGCCGACGGCGGGACCCGCGTGCTCACCGATCCGGTCCTCACCGGCGGGGTCGCGCACCTGCGTCGTCGGCGTGGTCCGGTTCCGGCGCCCGCCGCCCGCGACGCCGACGTCGTGCTGATCTCGCACCTGCACTCCGACCACCTGCACGTGCGGTCCCTGCGGTCACTGTCCGCCGACATCCCGCTCGTCGTGCCGTGCGGGGCGCGAGCGGCGGTGCCCGGTCTGCGCCTGCTCGCCGACCGCGACATCCGTGAAGTCGAGCCCGGCGACGTCGTCGAGGTCGGGTCGGTCCGGATCCGTGCGGTCCCCGCCGAGCACGACGGTCACCGCGTGCCGTGGGCGCACCGTGCGGTCACACCGGTGGGATACGTGATCTCCGGGACCGCGGACACCTACTTCGCGGGCGACACCGACCTCTACGACGGGATGTCCGACGCCGTGGGCAGGTGCGACGTGGCCCTGCTCCCGGTCGGCGGATGGGGGCCGGGACTCGGGGAGGGGCACATGAACCCGGAGCGTGCGGGCCGTGCCGCCGCGCGACTCGCGGTCGCCGACGCCGTACCGATCCACTTCGGGACCCTGTGGCCGATCGGACTCGACGGGATCGCGCCGGACGAGTTCCTCCCACCGGGCGCGCAGTTCCGTGCCGCCGCGGCGCAGGCCGCGCCGGACACGACGGTGCACGAGCTCACACCCGGGCAGACGGTCTCACTCGGAGGAGTTGCGGGCCGCGGAGACCCGTAG
- a CDS encoding alpha/beta hydrolase, translating into MTYSPAGPKLPIGVVEPITRLMYRAMLHPSLPLSLQRAAADRALDIEPLPRDTVVRTLTLGGRPTERVTVGASETDRAVLFLHGGGYTLGSPHSHRHLAAHLASVTGAALYLIDYRLAPEDPYPAAVDDAVAAFRDLVDNHGFSPATIAVAGDSAGGGLSVATARRLVDDHDLRPAALGLISPWVDPGDDSHETWSTDSVVNRRWSRFCAAAYLADGDPTDPGYAPLHGILTGLPPTVVHIGEREALYQQVIRFTEKLRASDVEVDLMEFPRLWHVGHQQAGMLREAADAVDHIGGFLRSHLA; encoded by the coding sequence ATGACCTATTCGCCCGCCGGCCCCAAGCTCCCCATCGGAGTGGTCGAGCCGATCACCCGGCTGATGTACCGGGCGATGCTCCACCCGAGTCTGCCGTTGTCGCTACAGCGGGCCGCAGCCGACCGCGCGCTCGACATCGAGCCGTTGCCCCGCGACACCGTCGTGCGCACCCTCACCCTGGGTGGTCGTCCGACCGAGCGGGTGACGGTGGGCGCCAGCGAGACCGACCGAGCCGTGCTGTTTCTCCACGGCGGTGGGTACACACTCGGGTCACCGCACTCGCATCGTCATCTGGCCGCGCACCTCGCGTCGGTGACCGGTGCGGCCCTGTACCTGATCGACTACCGCCTCGCGCCGGAGGATCCGTACCCGGCCGCCGTCGACGACGCGGTGGCGGCGTTCCGCGACCTCGTCGACAACCACGGGTTCTCCCCCGCCACGATCGCCGTGGCCGGCGACTCGGCGGGCGGCGGGTTGTCGGTCGCGACCGCGCGCCGACTCGTCGACGATCACGATCTGCGCCCGGCCGCACTGGGTCTGATCTCGCCGTGGGTCGATCCCGGTGACGACAGCCACGAGACGTGGTCGACCGATTCGGTGGTCAACCGCAGGTGGTCGCGATTCTGCGCGGCGGCCTACCTCGCCGACGGCGACCCGACGGACCCCGGTTATGCGCCGCTGCACGGCATCCTGACCGGACTTCCCCCGACGGTGGTGCACATCGGTGAACGGGAAGCGTTGTACCAGCAGGTGATCCGGTTCACCGAGAAGCTGCGAGCATCCGACGTCGAGGTCGATCTGATGGAGTTCCCCCGGCTGTGGCACGTCGGGCACCAACAGGCAGGCATGTTGCGCGAGGCCGCCGACGCCGTCGACCACATCGGTGGTTTCCTGCGTTCACATCTGGCCTGA
- a CDS encoding glycine betaine ABC transporter substrate-binding protein, which yields MRRPSAPVRAAQAIVVVLAVLIGGVACGDSSGTDTDLVIGSAPGAAPRVAAQIYAEVLRHNGAAVASDVVTASYPRLLAGFDSGRVDLFPAFTGSLLAELAPNATDTGSDAVYAALNSALPQGVSVGDPTPVSDQLQVVVAASLASARDVDELSECSRLPAGLPVVGDRAPDPGTLAALGGVGCRFGPFRQVSSVSEVVSAVAGQNAVGLVSTLSTAGTEANLQALADATQQANGRPQASAAPADAADQPAIRAQNLVPVFSTAALTRDQIKAINKVAGELTTADLATMAERVSRDPGSVDTVVDNWLGEHSL from the coding sequence ATGAGGCGCCCGTCCGCTCCCGTCCGTGCCGCCCAGGCCATCGTGGTCGTGCTGGCGGTGCTGATCGGCGGTGTCGCCTGCGGTGACTCGTCGGGTACCGACACCGACCTGGTCATCGGCAGCGCACCGGGCGCCGCGCCGCGGGTGGCCGCGCAGATCTACGCAGAGGTGCTGCGGCACAACGGTGCCGCCGTGGCGTCCGACGTCGTCACCGCGAGCTACCCGCGTCTGCTCGCGGGTTTCGACTCCGGCCGCGTCGACCTCTTCCCCGCGTTCACCGGCAGCCTGCTCGCGGAGTTGGCCCCCAACGCGACCGACACCGGTTCCGATGCCGTCTACGCCGCGCTCAACAGCGCGCTGCCGCAGGGCGTCTCGGTCGGCGACCCGACCCCGGTCTCCGATCAGCTGCAGGTGGTCGTCGCCGCGTCGCTCGCATCGGCGCGCGACGTCGACGAGCTGTCCGAGTGCTCTCGGTTGCCTGCGGGGTTGCCCGTGGTCGGCGACCGCGCCCCCGACCCGGGGACACTCGCGGCCCTCGGCGGCGTGGGCTGCCGGTTCGGGCCGTTCCGTCAGGTCTCGAGTGTGTCGGAGGTGGTGTCGGCGGTGGCCGGTCAGAACGCCGTCGGTCTCGTGTCCACCCTGTCCACCGCGGGCACCGAAGCGAACCTGCAGGCACTCGCCGACGCCACACAGCAGGCGAACGGCCGCCCGCAGGCGTCGGCCGCGCCCGCCGACGCGGCCGACCAGCCCGCGATCCGCGCACAGAACCTCGTCCCGGTGTTCTCCACCGCGGCGTTGACGCGCGATCAGATCAAGGCCATCAACAAGGTGGCCGGCGAGCTGACCACCGCGGACCTGGCGACCATGGCCGAGCGGGTCTCCCGCGACCCGGGCAGCGTCGACACGGTCGTCGACAACTGGCTCGGCGAGCACAGCCTGTAG
- a CDS encoding metallophosphoesterase family protein, producing MVRVLAVADEVVDALTCGLVEQLAPDLILGAGDLPFDYLETLSTRSGAPCVFVPGNHDRDLSGFRRGRGGWVRAGLPASDPGPRGAVNADGRVVTVAGLRIAGLGGSIRYNDGPNQYREAAQRRRANRLRWRRRLTGRSSAPVDILLTHSPARGYGDGDDGPHIGFRCLIGLVRTLRPQALIHGHIHPYGMTPADLQIPVDDSGSALSMNTVGYTVFDIDAGGSGISVRRRRHGS from the coding sequence ATGGTGCGAGTTCTCGCGGTGGCCGACGAGGTGGTCGATGCACTGACCTGCGGTCTCGTCGAACAACTCGCCCCCGATCTGATCCTGGGGGCCGGCGACCTGCCGTTCGACTACCTCGAGACGCTCTCGACCCGTAGCGGCGCGCCGTGCGTCTTCGTCCCCGGTAACCACGATCGCGACCTGTCCGGCTTTCGACGCGGACGGGGTGGATGGGTGCGCGCCGGCCTGCCCGCCTCGGACCCGGGGCCACGCGGCGCCGTGAACGCGGACGGCCGGGTGGTCACCGTCGCGGGTCTGCGCATCGCCGGGTTGGGTGGCTCGATCCGGTACAACGACGGCCCGAACCAGTATCGCGAGGCGGCACAGCGGCGGCGCGCGAACCGACTGCGGTGGCGGCGACGTCTGACCGGACGATCGTCGGCGCCGGTGGACATCCTGCTGACGCACAGCCCGGCCCGCGGATACGGCGACGGCGACGACGGCCCCCACATCGGTTTCCGATGCCTCATCGGGTTGGTGCGGACCCTGCGGCCCCAGGCACTGATCCACGGCCACATCCACCCGTACGGCATGACGCCGGCGGATCTGCAGATCCCGGTGGACGATTCGGGGTCGGCCCTGTCGATGAACACCGTGGGATACACCGTCTTCGACATCGACGCCGGCGGCAGCGGGATATCCGTGCGGAGGCGCAGACATGGCTCGTGA